The genomic interval GAGCTCCTCGTACACCGCGCCGGGAAAGTCGACCAGTGCGTCGATGGTGTACCCGCTCCGGCGCGCGACGGCCGGCTCGCTCTCCTGGACCAGGATGGGCACCCCGGCCAGCAGGGGGTTGCCGCCGATGTGGTCGAAGTGAAGGTGGCAGTTCACCACGACGGTCACATCCTCAAGCGCCACTCCCACGGCGGCCAGCGCGCCCTCCAGCCGGCGGCGCCGGGGACGGTAACGCGCTTCGGCCCCGGGGTCCCCCGCGCCAATGCCCGTATCGAAGAGGAGCCGCCCGCGTTCGTGTTCCACCAAGTAGGCGAGTACCGGCTCCACCCTCGGCTGCGGGCCTCCGGTCTCCGCTGCCGGACGGACGAAGTAGCCAAGGTCCATCCGGTGAACGGCGGTCGGGTTGCTCTTCATGCCCACCAGACTCTCCGCCCGGTCGGCCCAGAGCAAGGCCCGCGCCGATGCGCCGCCGACGTTCCCGCCGGCCACGGGAGCCTCGGCCACCCCGGCTCCCGCGCCCCGGCGCGTACGGCTGGGCCCCGA from Streptomyces sp. CA-278952 carries:
- a CDS encoding N-acyl homoserine lactonase family protein is translated as MKSNPTAVHRMDLGYFVRPAAETGGPQPRVEPVLAYLVEHERGRLLFDTGIGAGDPGAEARYRPRRRRLEGALAAVGVALEDVTVVVNCHLHFDHIGGNPLLAGVPILVQESEPAVARRSGYTIDALVDFPGAVYEELNGEAELWPGVYVVPTPGHTAGHQSLAVRRGDGTVVVLAGQAHDFASHYASDELARRAALDGAAQPLPPYRPWMDRMADFDPARVLFAHDCSVWEPASGKVGAPTE